The sequence aactttcctcctagggttgttgtaaggccaTGATTGTCAGAATAACATTGGAGAAGGGCAGAGCCATATGCTCTGTCCTGAGCTGCTTGATGGGTAGGTAGGATTAAAATGTAGTAAGATTGTTAATATTTTTTCTACCTCCTGCTTTACAATGTCTGGAGTTACCATAGAGTAAGAATCATGGAGAGTTGCACCAAATGAAACCTGCTGTATGAGTTCATTTCCAGAGGTTTTTGCTGGATTGGGTCTGGAGAGACTGTTACTATGCTACATTCTCATCCTTGGCTCCTCAGATCCATTGTATGAGGTGGCTACTTCTCCACATGTGCCTTAACATGTTTCCAGCCCCCCTGAAAAAATCCTGAATCCTAGAATTGTAATGGATGCACCTTGGACTTGAAacatccaccaccaccccgccatgCCAATGCACCACTGGAATATCTGTCTTGTGCCATCAGCTGCTATTGTTATAATGTGACCAATGGGAGCAAAGCATACCTAGATGAATGGaactgagcacacacacacacacaccctgtcccGGTCTCTTTGTaattaagaagagccctgctaggtGCCTGGTCAAGCATCCTGGTCTCTTGCAGTGGCCAAACAATTACTATAGAAATCCAAGAACAGGTCATGGAGTCTGAAgctttcccctgatgctgcctcctggcactggcattcagaatgcggagattccctttagtcaccatggctagtagacaCTGATAGACCCATCCTCCATGACTTTGTCTGATCCCCTTTTAAGACTGTACATGCCTGTGGCCAGCACTACATCCtccagcagtgaattccacatcttaatccaATGAggagagctttgattctcgaaagctcatatcctggaatctagctggtcttaaaggtgctattggacctgaatcttgcacaTCTTATTCACGCATTGtgtaaagtatttccttttgtctgtcttgaatctaccgcctatcagcttcattggatgcccttgagttctagtattatgggagaaggagaagtTCTTTCTGTCCACCCACTCTACCCCATTCATAATGTTAAAAACTTCTATCatgtccgtccccccccccccctcagtcatctcttttctaaaccaaAAAGTCCCACATTCTTCAGCCTTCCCCCTAGGAAAGATGCTCTGTCTTGGTTGCCctattctgtactttttccagttctttaaTGTCTTTTTGAGATACTGTGATAAGAAATGCATGTAGTagtccaaatgaggctgcaccatagatctatacaggaacATCATAATATTGCCTATTTTATTTTTAGTGTGGAGGTAGGGAGGATTGTAGAATATGTCTCTCTCTCATGACAACCCGTTTTGGCTTCCTGATCTAGCCAAGCCTTTGACAGTAGTGCATTCTGCACCTACCCATAGCCACGCACTTTTGACGTGCCAGAGCCCAGTGGCATGGAGTCCAACCTGCTTCGAAATCAGTCCAAGCAGGCgtctccctttccccttctacGAGCTGATCCCTCTTGGCGAAGCAGTCACTCTTTAGACTCCGAGCCGCTAGTCTGCAAGAACCGCGCCTCGGGATGAGGAGTTCTTGGGGCGaagcactctgtacatgctcggGGGAGGGGTCTTTTCGTGCCCCTCTTGGCACCTGGAAAGGGCCCGACGCGCCTGGGGTCTGGAGAGGATGGCACCGGCTCCTGCTCTGCCCAGGCCGGGCCCTCCCGTCGGCTGCGGCTGTCGCCCCTTTAAGCCGCGTCCTTGTGCGCGCAGGGGAGGCGAAAGCAGGCAGGGGCGCAGCGGGTGTGGCCGCCGCGACTGCAGCAGCGCGAACAAAGGCGAGGGGCGCCCGGGGGCCCGGCTCGGCTGCGCCAGGCTTCAGCGCCCGGATCCTTTCGGCTCCGAGGCCGCTTTTCGGCCTGACTCCCATTTCTGGCGGGGGCTCCTAAGGGAAGTGTCAAGCGGGGCGCACGGCAGATGGGGGCTCCGGCGGGAGCGGGGCTGAGACAGCGGCCCAGCCTGCCGATGGCTCACGAGGGAGCGGCGGCCTGGGAAGGTTAGCCAGGCGATCGCCTCGAAGGCGGCTCCGTGCACGACACGAGGGTGGGATCCACGGGGTTCGGCCTTCCGAGCCGCGGTGGCACCCTGGAGAAGAGCCCGGAGAGTTTCTCTGTCTCGGCACAGAGACTCTGCGTGCGTTGAGCCCGGCACTGGGGCTTCCAGAGTGGCGTCCAGGCGGGCCTGGGCCCCGATCGGAACCTCTCGGATTGTGCCCAGTACTTGCTCCATATATGGCCAGGGGTGGCCGGCTCTTCAGGTCCCTCCGTTATTCTTCACTGCCTTAAGCGCCGCAGGCTGTGCCCTTTCCGCCTGCCGGCCGTCATGAACTGCCTCCAGGCCTCCCAGGACAGCCTGGCGGGGAACGTCTGCGCCATCGAGGGGCTCCCACCGCTGCCCAAAGGGCTCAGCGGGATCCTCAACTCCAGCGGGGGCTCCTGGCGGGAGATCGAGAAGGTGTACAGCAAGAAGACGCGCATCCAGGACGACCTGAGCAAGTCCCAGGCCTCGTCGGAGAAACTGCTGCTGCGGAGTAAACCGGCCAACCTCGACTCAGCCCTGGCTGTGCTGCGCAAGGAGATGGTATGAAAACCTGcgcccttccttcctcctcttcgccccctccccatcccatcaTTAGCCCCTGAAACCAGGAAAACCCCTGCAGGCAGGCAAGGGTAGGGATGTAAAGGAGCCGCGTGTGCGTGCCCATCTTTTTACCTGAAGGTTTTCCCCAGATGGTGCACTGCAGATTTGCTTCCCAAggggtccagtgacaccttagggaccaagattttcaaggtctgagcttttgagagtcaaagcttccttcttcagatatatcttgagtctcaaaagctcataccctgaaaatcttgttggtccctaaggtgccactggactcagatcttactgttctactgcagaccaacatggctacccacttaaaacaGGCTTCTCTCAAGAGTTGCCCTAATTTGGAGCACCACTGTCTGGGCTGTGAGAATCACTTTCCAGCATGATGTAGTACTCAGGCTAGGacatgggagatccaggttcaaaactccactctgctatggaaacttgctgggtgacctcgagcCGTCactcacacagcctaacctaccccacagggtggttgtttggaaaataaaatggaggagggaagaatgatgctaTAAACAGCTTTGgacccccattggagagaaaaacagggtataattATCTAAACAAATTATGCAGTGGCACTGCAGAAACTGTGTTTGTTCTTAGGTGCAGTATTCATTATCATCAGaagtttgcaaaaaaaaccctcgGTGCCTTTAGGCTGTGGGCAAAGAATCTCCCTGAGCCAGCAAAAGCAGTAGACATTTCTGTAAATTAAGCCCCATAGATATACACGCCTTTGCAAAGGTGCATAATGTGCACAGGTCCCAAGTTAAGCTTTTCTCATGGCAAAAATGATactttatactttttaaaaagcaaagggtATACATTCCTGGATAATACACTTCTGACCTGTATCAAATATCTTGGAAAGAGAGGTGGAAAAAGTGTTGTGAATAGAGATGCTTTCTGGAGAACTGTCATTCTGTGTACTAGATGTGGGATACTCTTAGAAAGTTCTCCTAGGAATTAGGCTGTCTGCCCCGGGGGATTATAGAGTTGGGGGACATCTAATTCTTTAGAATGGGGATGTTCCAAACTGAGGGATGCAACCACTGAAGAAGAAGAGAACAGGGCAGCTGGCAGTGTCCAAAGGATTTTTCACTGCGCCATCTGCAAACTTAAATCTCTGAAAACTTAATTCCCATTGTTCCAAACTTGTGACTTTTTCTCTAACCCAAAAGAGTCCACACAACAAAAACTTCCATCATGTTTTTCAACATAGTACTATATATTTCTTGGCAAGAATCCAGTTATAATAACTAAGTGATGATAAGTTATACTGTTGTATCCACACACATTCATATTGTTTTCATACTTTTTTGCTGTCATAGTTGCTAGCCAAAGGAaccctgggagttgtagttcacTTAAGAGGAAAGGGCTCTTTTACAAGAATCCCCTCATAAAATCAGAAGGAAGCAGAAGGCGCTTCTTCCAAAGAGAAATACTGCAAAAGCAAAAGCAGATAATCTACAGGCAGACACCATAACACTATTGATGAATTTCAGTTAGGTGTCAAAAAGATACAGACTGGAGAACACTTTGCAGGACTCTTTGATGTCAAAATGGCTCAAGGGCTGTAAGTCATCAGCTGGTTGCTTGGGGTATATTTCTAGACGCCAGTGGTGAGCAATCTAGTTGCTTGTGGTGTAAAGTAATTTCCTGCACTAATACAACTATGCAGAATTTTTGTCAGAAGACTTATTTCATGATGACATCTGACCTTTAAGTAAATAGGTGAAAACAGTTCATAAAATAAATAGTATGGAGCCACGGCAGGCGGCTCTGGGATCGCCTCTGGGAGTTCAAGATCCTAAAGGATGTggtagagcaagatttgggtccagtagcaaccttaaagaccaactagatttccagggtatgcgctttcgagagtcagagtcagagctccattaGATACGATGGCATGGGATGGATATGGTGTGGCCttgggaattccccccccccatttttcttgtGTGTAGAATTGGACAATCAGTTCTACAGAGCAAATCCAACAGATACAGTGAACACTGTTGTACATTGAAAGCGTCATATGTTTAATGGAATAGCTTGCTTATGTCTGAGTCTCGGCATCAGGGCATCTGGGCAACATTATCAGCTTCAAAGAGGAGCTTTGCAAACTGTTTTtccagcagggggcagcaaatttGCACACaaactcttctccagcaaggGACATTTTGACAAACCCATTTTAAGCATGCAAGCATGGAACAACTGTGCAGAGGGAAAAACAGTCCAAGGACTCTTGTGGCATCTTAAGGACAGACACGTTTATTCTGATCTGAGCTACCCAGAGTTCTTTCACCAGCTGAAGAAGTTCAGCCTCCTGGCCAGTGCTTAAAAGTCCACTCAGACTCCGCCCTTCAGGGTTATTTGTGCCCAGAGAAGGCCAGAGAGCTTTACCCTGCAAAGAGCTGAGACCTGGTTCACAGGAGAAAGAAGGGCAGAATGGACTGTACAGACTGTAGGGGGAGGTTCACATTTTGTAATATTTGTCTATGTTAAAaattccctgcaaatagaaaatcaacaagcaaaaagggggcaaggaGGACCTTTCTCTTGTATGTGCTTGCTTGTTAGTTGCATGGGCGTTCTAAATTATTTGAGCATTTAAAGGTGGAATTCACCACCTGCAGTTTGAAATGGTGCAGTCTATTCTTCCGCCATTATCTCTGCAATCTCTTGCATATGTGAACCGAGCCTGGGATGGCCAGACAGTGTGCTGAAGGCGGCAGGTTTCAGATTCCATAATCCTTCAAGGGAGCATGAAATCTGCCACTTTTTATGTAGTAGATGAAGGTGGAGGGAGGTGACCTCCCAGGTCCATTTGCCTGGGTGTCTGTTATTTATTATCAAGACTTGGGATAGGAACAATGTGCTGTAGGAAGTGGGCCAAATTGAGTCTTTAGTGGAGGGGGGGACTCCAGAGGAATAACCACCAGTAGTGTCTTTTTATATGTAGTGCTTGCCCTCAGCTTGACACATGGATGTTTGAATGCATGGCCTCCCTCTGTTAattggtaaaaaggtaaaggtagtcccctgtgcaagcaccgagtcattactgacctatggggggacgttgcatcacgacgttttcttggcagactttttgttacggggtgggttaccattgcctttcccagtcatctacactttacccccaggaaactgtgtactcattttaccaacctcggaaggatggaaggctgaactagctacctgaacctggcttctgccagaatcgaactcaggtcatgagcagagcttgggctgcagtactgcaacttaccactctgtgccacggggctccttactTGGAGAAACTATCATTTCTTTTGCTTCACAAACTATAGTAATCAGGATGAAGGTTTATTCTCTCCCTGTTAACCCTGGCTGGGCGATCCGCAAAGAAAAACACAAGGAAGGAATGGCTCTTCTTCCACAGAAGTATAGAATGTGGCATCAGGGCTCTCAGCTTTTATTTGGGAGAGGCTAGCCCTTGTTTAGCCCAGAGTCAAGCTGGTTGTAAAGTGTGTTCCAAGTTTCAGTGGGGTGATGGTAAGGTCCAACACGATTGGCCAGGGAGCCAATCCTCTGCAATGCACTGGAGTTTTGTAGCACCTGAGTCAGTGTGGAAATGGTTCTCAGAAAATGGAGCATTTGAATACCTTTGCTTTGTTATGCCTATGAGGCTTTATCTGGCTCAAACCCATGGTCCAtcacagtcagtattgtctgctctgactggcagcagctgtctcgggtctcagacagaggtctttcacattacctacaacctgatccttactggagatgctggagattgaacctgggaccttctgcactcaAAGTGAATGCTGAGCTACGGCCCTTCCCTATTGGAGGTGCTGGCTTGTCTAAGCCTTGAGGGAGATGGTAGTTCTGTGGCTGAGAATTTGCTCTTTTACCTTCTGCAGGTGGGGCTCCGGCAACTGGACATGTCCCTTTTGTGTCAGCTGTGGTCCTTGTATGAATCCATTCAAGAGTACAAAGGTCTTTTTCAGGACATGTCATCCTCACTTCACTCAGAAGGCAGCCTGGCTGCTGAAAACGGCTTctctgatgaggaggaagatTTCGAGGTGGATCAGGCTAGCCCAGATGGGCATAAGGAGAATGCCTTGGGTCAGCGACTCCGTCTCCTCCAGCCCCAGAACTCTCGAGATCAGTGGTTGCAGGACTCCTTCCATATCACCATCTGAGGTGGCCTCTACCACAAAATTGCCTTTCCCTGTAATGTGGGAGAAACTCTAATAATAcattaggaattttttttttttgcaggggagAGGAATGTGGCACATTAGTACAGGCAGTTTGTGGCTGGTTTTGGAACCATCCCCAGACATGCTGTACAACTGTAGGGTTTGCACTTAACCAGCAGTAGTTTAGTGTTTTATTACCACTGG is a genomic window of Eublepharis macularius isolate TG4126 chromosome 1, MPM_Emac_v1.0, whole genome shotgun sequence containing:
- the FAM89B gene encoding leucine repeat adapter protein 25; the protein is MNCLQASQDSLAGNVCAIEGLPPLPKGLSGILNSSGGSWREIEKVYSKKTRIQDDLSKSQASSEKLLLRSKPANLDSALAVLRKEMVGLRQLDMSLLCQLWSLYESIQEYKGLFQDMSSSLHSEGSLAAENGFSDEEEDFEVDQASPDGHKENALGQRLRLLQPQNSRDQWLQDSFHITI